From the Sandaracinaceae bacterium genome, the window GCGATGGCGGACGTGCGCGGCACGAGCTGCGCGCCGGCCTCGTGGGCCCGGGCGACGAAGCGCTCGGCCAGCGCCGCGCGCGCGTGACGCGTCCCCTCGAAGGCGACGTCCGTCGGCCACCAGCGCAGGCTGCCTCCCGGCGTCGCCTCCTCGTCGAGCACGGTCACCGACCGCCCGGCCCGCGCGAGCACGGCCGCCGCGCGCAGGCCGGCGGGGCCGGCGCCGATCACGAGTACGTCGACCGCGTGCTCCGGGGACGGGCGGGGCGGGACCACCGCGTCGGGGATCTCGCCGATGCCGGCGATGCGCCGCGCGATCTTCTGCATCACTTTGTTCACCGCCTCGTTCCAGGTGAACATCTCGTGGTGGTTCATCCCGCCGGGGAAGAACCAGTCGGTCGCCGCGAGGAGATCCAGCTTGGCGCTCCCGACCACGTTCTGGGTCTCGATCTTCAGCCCGTCGCGCGCCGGGAGGCGACACGTCATCACGCTCTGCACGCCGTCGACCCGCATGAGGCAACCGTCGCAGCGGCCCACGTAGCAGGCCGCCCCACGGGGGCGGTGGTACTTCACGCTCCGCCCGAGCGTGAGCCGCCCCGCGGCGGCCAGGCTGACCGCCACCGGCTCGCCCTCGCGTGCTTCGATCCGCTTGCCGTCCACCTCGAGACGGACGGGCGCTTCCAGCGGCGTGAGGCGGCGCGGCGGCATCTTGTGGGGAGTCTAGGACCGGCGACCGGTGGACGAAACGCCGGAGCGCGCGGCGCGTGAGCGCACGCATGTCCCCACGAGAGAGGCCCGCCAGACCGAAGTCTGACGGGCCTGGCGCAGTCAGCTCAGACGCTCAGCGGCGGCTCATGAAGATCCGCAGGATGTACCAGAAGAGCAGCGCGACGTCGGCGAAGAGCGTGAGCGCAGCCGAGACGTACTGGTCGGTCCGGTAGTGGTGCAGCACGTTCGACGTGTTGTAGAGGATGTAGCCGCCCGCGAGCACGACCATGGCGCCGCTGAAGAGCACGCCGAGGTTGAAGCCGAAGAGCAGCGACGCGCCGATCACGGCCAGCGCGCCGAGGGCGCCCACCCCGAGGATGCCGCGCATGAACGAGAAGTCCTTGCGGGTGAAGAACACGATGGCGGTCAGACCCGCGAAGAGCACCACCGTCACCAGCGCCGCGCTCGGGATCGCCGACGGATAGAACTGGGAGGCGATGAAGATCATGGGCATGAACATGATCGACCAGGCCCCGACGCCGAGGGCGAGCCCCATGTACTGCATCGGCAGCGAGGTCGCGTTGCGCGCCCAGCGATCGGCGATCCAGTTCACGCCGATGAAGAGCGCGAGCACGATGAACCAGCTCATCCGGCCGCTGACCATCATCAGCCCGACCTTCTCGGCGATCCCCGAGAGCACCAGGCCGGTCTCGATCACCACGAAGGCCATCACAGCGCCGACGAGGTGCAGGTAGGTCTTCATGATGAACGCGGCGCGCTCGTCGACCGAGGCGTCGGCCGCGGCGTATCCGCGCATCTGAGATTCAGCTCCGTATTGCATGTCTTCGTCTCTCCTGGGGGTCTCGGCCCGCCTCATGTGGCGGGCTGGCTGCGCCGTGGGCTGGCGCGTCGGCGTGCGGCCGGTATGGTTCGCCGCCACCGGATCCCCACGGGGAAAGCCTTTGTCTCCCGGGGGCCTACGTCAAGCCCGACCGTCACACACTCGACCGACACTCACCATGTCTGCCCGCGAAGTCATCGCCCTCGGGACCTCCAGTCAGGTCCCCACCCGTTACCGGAACCACAACGGCTACCTGCTGCGGTGGGACGAGCACGGGCTCCTGTTCGATCCTGGCGAAGGAACACAGCGGCAGATGATCTATGCCGAGTGCACCGTGACCCAGGTCACGAAGATCTGCATCACGCACTTCCACGGCGACCACTGCCTCGGCCTGGCCGGCATCTCCCAGCGCATCAGCCTCGACCGCGTCCCCCACGAGATCGAGGTCTACTTCCCGCGCTCGGGGCGCAAGTACTACGACCGCCTCCGCCGCTCGAGCATCTATCACGACGTCAGCCACGTCCGCGCGTGCCCCATCGAGGACTCGGGCAAGCAGTGGGACGACGGCAAGCTCGAGCTGCACGTGGCGCGCCTCGACCACGGGGTCGAGACCTTCGGCTATCGGCTCCAGGAGAAGGACGGGCGCACCATGCTCCCGGACGAGCTGGCCAAGCGCGGCGTGAAGGGGCGCGCCATCAAGGAGCTCATCCAGAAGGGCGAGCTCGACGTCGACGGCCAGCGCGTGACCCTCGACGAGGTGAGCGTGCACAAGCCGGGGCAGAGCATGGCGTTCGTCATGGACACCCGCCTCTGCGACGGCGCCTTCGAGCTGGCCGAGGGCGTGGATCTCCTGGTCTGCGAGAGCACCTACCTGTCGAGCGAGACCCGGGAGGCGCGCGACCACGGGCACCTCACGGCCAAGCAGGCGGCGACCATCGCCAAGGAGTCCGGCGCGCGACGGCTGGTCCTGACGCACTTCAGCCAGCGCTACGGCTCGCTCAAGCCGTTCCTGGAAGAGGCCCGCGCCATCCACCCCGACGTGGTGGCGGTGCGCGACGGCGACCGCGTCCCGGTCCCCAAGCGCCTCCAGGGCTGAGCGCCCTCAGAAGAGCACGTTCGCGGGGTCGTCCTCGGAGCGCACGTTCGGGTCACGCTCCGGGGCCGGCTCGGGCGCCGCCGGCGCGGGCGCGGGCCGGAGCACCAGCTCGACCGTGGCCGTCTCACCCGCCTCGAGGTCCAGCCGCTCGCTGACCTCGCGG encodes:
- a CDS encoding 2Fe-2S iron-sulfur cluster-binding protein codes for the protein MPPRRLTPLEAPVRLEVDGKRIEAREGEPVAVSLAAAGRLTLGRSVKYHRPRGAACYVGRCDGCLMRVDGVQSVMTCRLPARDGLKIETQNVVGSAKLDLLAATDWFFPGGMNHHEMFTWNEAVNKVMQKIARRIAGIGEIPDAVVPPRPSPEHAVDVLVIGAGPAGLRAAAVLARAGRSVTVLDEEATPGGSLRWWPTDVAFEGTRHARAALAERFVARAHEAGAQLVPRTSAIAAYDPWEDVAGAPPGVAAPPTRSGAPVIVADGVDHLARYRPTRTVIASGRHQGASAFEGADAPGVLEVRGACVLWSHGVLPGREVVLAGSDPALDALREALAAHAEVHGPFPLESMQEADGRPSIEGATVLVDGASREIDCDCVVLSPPSSAVYELAAQLGVGVRWAGAGFELDVEADGRTAANDVRVVGSAAGVHGLDAAVAHAERVATHMLEATR
- a CDS encoding Bax inhibitor-1 family protein, with the translated sequence MRGYAAADASVDERAAFIMKTYLHLVGAVMAFVVIETGLVLSGIAEKVGLMMVSGRMSWFIVLALFIGVNWIADRWARNATSLPMQYMGLALGVGAWSIMFMPMIFIASQFYPSAIPSAALVTVVLFAGLTAIVFFTRKDFSFMRGILGVGALGALAVIGASLLFGFNLGVLFSGAMVVLAGGYILYNTSNVLHHYRTDQYVSAALTLFADVALLFWYILRIFMSRR
- a CDS encoding ribonuclease Z, which codes for MSAREVIALGTSSQVPTRYRNHNGYLLRWDEHGLLFDPGEGTQRQMIYAECTVTQVTKICITHFHGDHCLGLAGISQRISLDRVPHEIEVYFPRSGRKYYDRLRRSSIYHDVSHVRACPIEDSGKQWDDGKLELHVARLDHGVETFGYRLQEKDGRTMLPDELAKRGVKGRAIKELIQKGELDVDGQRVTLDEVSVHKPGQSMAFVMDTRLCDGAFELAEGVDLLVCESTYLSSETREARDHGHLTAKQAATIAKESGARRLVLTHFSQRYGSLKPFLEEARAIHPDVVAVRDGDRVPVPKRLQG